A part of Aquibium oceanicum genomic DNA contains:
- a CDS encoding CYTH and CHAD domain-containing protein, producing MTTGTMSQGEAVRGRPANGGKNSASVEIELKLIVGPDDLAALATSRAIERYARNSGVTRNLRSVYYDTSERKLWNAGWTLRVRKTGSRYVMTVKSLSAAGGGVIGRGEWEVEVATMEPDLSALPEDVPQAFRETIEAADLAPVLSTQVKRRARKLDLPDACIELAVDAGEVVAGERREALSEIELELVSGRVGALYDVALELLDLAPVEMSLYSKAARGFDLTLDRPPGFKKPAGANLPSGVDLDDAFSGMLGTALRHFIENRPPALDGRHPEGVHQVRVALRRLRSILNVIHKATGSTEAAAFGQEAKWIAGEQGDARNWDVFIGQTVPPIAAGCPDAAGFDLLVRQAGDERKKAYDRSRAALADMRALRFSLALARWIEARGWRDESHVDVLELLGQPASGYASGVLDRQFRKVLKRGRKFAKLKPEKRHELRLAVKKLRYLTDFLLPLCAKSKKAAPFAKALSRLQDGLGRYNDIATTDLLLGGLAAPDRPPGFHRACGIIHGWQARDLTIVEDELRARWKDFSNQKVPWSH from the coding sequence GTGACGACGGGAACGATGAGCCAGGGCGAAGCAGTTCGGGGACGGCCGGCGAACGGGGGCAAGAACTCTGCTTCCGTGGAAATCGAGCTGAAGCTCATCGTAGGACCGGACGACCTCGCCGCGCTTGCTACCTCACGGGCGATCGAGCGCTACGCGCGCAATAGCGGCGTCACACGCAATCTGCGCTCCGTCTACTACGACACGAGCGAGCGCAAGCTTTGGAACGCAGGTTGGACCTTGCGCGTACGCAAGACCGGCAGCCGTTACGTGATGACGGTCAAGTCCCTTTCAGCAGCCGGCGGCGGCGTGATCGGGCGCGGCGAATGGGAGGTCGAGGTCGCGACGATGGAGCCGGACCTTTCGGCCCTGCCGGAGGACGTGCCCCAGGCGTTCCGCGAAACGATCGAAGCGGCCGACCTCGCGCCTGTGCTGAGCACGCAGGTGAAGCGTCGCGCACGCAAGCTCGACCTGCCGGACGCCTGCATCGAACTCGCCGTCGATGCGGGCGAAGTTGTCGCGGGCGAACGGCGCGAGGCGCTCAGCGAGATCGAACTCGAACTGGTCTCGGGCAGGGTCGGCGCGCTCTACGACGTCGCGCTCGAACTGCTCGACCTGGCGCCGGTCGAAATGAGCCTCTACAGCAAGGCAGCGCGCGGCTTCGACCTCACGCTCGATCGTCCGCCGGGTTTCAAGAAGCCGGCAGGGGCAAACCTCCCTTCCGGTGTCGACCTCGACGACGCCTTTTCGGGCATGCTCGGGACGGCGCTGCGCCACTTCATCGAGAACCGGCCGCCCGCGCTCGACGGCCGTCATCCCGAAGGGGTGCATCAAGTCCGGGTCGCGCTGCGAAGGCTCCGCTCGATCCTCAACGTCATCCACAAGGCGACTGGATCGACCGAAGCCGCGGCCTTTGGCCAGGAGGCGAAGTGGATCGCGGGCGAGCAGGGGGATGCACGCAACTGGGACGTCTTCATAGGCCAGACGGTACCGCCAATCGCTGCCGGCTGCCCGGACGCAGCCGGGTTCGACCTTCTGGTCCGACAAGCCGGCGACGAACGGAAGAAAGCCTACGACAGGTCCCGCGCCGCGCTGGCCGACATGCGCGCGCTGCGGTTTTCGTTGGCGCTCGCGCGATGGATCGAGGCGCGCGGGTGGCGCGACGAATCCCATGTGGACGTCCTGGAACTGCTCGGACAGCCGGCGTCGGGCTATGCGAGCGGCGTGCTGGATCGTCAGTTCCGCAAGGTGCTCAAGCGCGGGCGCAAGTTCGCGAAGCTGAAGCCGGAAAAGCGGCACGAGCTCAGGCTCGCCGTCAAGAAGCTGCGCTATCTGACCGATTTCCTTTTGCCGCTCTGCGCGAAGAGCAAGAAGGCCGCACCCTTCGCGAAGGCGCTGTCGCGGCTCCAGGATGGCCTCGGCCGCTACAACGACATCGCGACGACCGATCTTCTCTTGGGCGGGCTGGCGGCGCCGGACCGGCCTCCGGGCTTCCACCGCGCCTGCGGCATCATCCACGGCTGGCAGGCACGCGACCTGACGATCGTCGAGGACGAACTCCGGGCCCGCTGGAAGGACTTTTCCAACCAGAAGGTCCCCTGGTCGCACTGA
- a CDS encoding response regulator, which produces MAELPPVLLVEDSPKDLELTLAALEKCQLANDIVVTRDGEEALDYLYARGAHAGRDGGDPTVVLLDLKLPKIDGLEVLQQVKGDADLKHIPVVMLTSSREEQDLVRSYALGVNAFVVKPVEFSEFFKAIQDLGVFWAILNEAPRRFRRT; this is translated from the coding sequence GTGGCTGAACTTCCTCCGGTCCTCTTGGTCGAGGACAGTCCGAAGGACCTTGAATTGACATTGGCGGCGCTCGAGAAGTGCCAGCTTGCGAACGACATTGTTGTGACGCGCGACGGCGAGGAAGCGCTCGACTACCTCTACGCGCGCGGCGCTCATGCCGGACGCGACGGCGGCGATCCGACGGTCGTTCTCCTGGATCTGAAACTGCCGAAGATCGACGGGCTCGAGGTCCTTCAGCAGGTGAAGGGGGACGCGGACCTGAAGCACATCCCGGTGGTGATGCTCACTTCGTCGCGAGAGGAGCAGGATCTCGTCAGGAGCTATGCCCTCGGCGTCAACGCTTTCGTCGTGAAGCCCGTGGAATTTTCCGAATTCTTCAAGGCCATCCAGGATCTGGGGGTCTTCTGGGCAATCCTCAACGAGGCCCCCCGGAGGTTTCGCCGCACATGA
- a CDS encoding Lrp/AsnC family transcriptional regulator yields the protein MEEQDRRILAALQADSRVSNQELADRAGMSASACWRRVKALEEAGIIRRYCAIVDAAAVGMDFHAIVHVSLTRHDHNHVDTFIAEVKRRPEVLDCFATTGEADYHLRIVCADLAAYNDFLEGFLFRLPGISNVRTNLVLKDIKQETALAL from the coding sequence CTGGAGGAGCAGGACCGGCGCATCCTGGCGGCGTTGCAGGCCGATAGCCGCGTTTCCAACCAGGAACTCGCCGACCGGGCAGGCATGTCGGCGTCGGCGTGCTGGCGTCGCGTGAAGGCTCTGGAGGAGGCCGGTATCATCCGCCGCTACTGCGCCATCGTGGATGCGGCGGCGGTCGGCATGGACTTCCACGCGATCGTGCACGTTTCCCTGACACGCCACGATCACAACCACGTGGATACGTTCATCGCCGAAGTGAAGCGCCGTCCGGAGGTGCTCGACTGTTTCGCCACGACGGGGGAGGCCGACTATCACCTGCGCATCGTCTGCGCGGATCTCGCCGCCTACAACGACTTCCTGGAAGGGTTCCTGTTCCGCCTGCCGGGGATATCCAACGTCCGCACGAACCTGGTGCTGAAGGACATCAAGCAGGAGACGGCGCTGGCGCTCTGA
- a CDS encoding Lrp/AsnC ligand binding domain-containing protein: MRAVFVQVQCHPGKTYEVADAIFEREIASELYSTSGDYDLLMKLYIEDSVDIGKFIDENVANVPGIFRTLTTLTFKAF, encoded by the coding sequence ATGAGAGCCGTTTTCGTCCAGGTCCAGTGCCATCCGGGGAAGACCTACGAGGTCGCGGACGCGATCTTCGAGCGCGAGATCGCGTCGGAGCTCTATTCCACCAGCGGCGACTACGACCTCCTGATGAAGCTCTACATCGAGGACAGCGTCGATATCGGCAAGTTCATCGACGAGAACGTCGCTAACGTGCCGGGCATCTTTCGGACGCTCACGACACTGACCTTCAAGGCGTTCTGA
- a CDS encoding HWE histidine kinase domain-containing protein → MKAVSNTPITILLLEDSDFDTELISEHVRQVSPEPEIVRAIGRRDYVEALESGRCDVILSDYSLPGFDGMAALDLAIEKAPNTPFIFVSGVLGEEIAIESFKKGATDYVLKQRLMRLPAAVDRALAESRERVERRRAEEQLKLLVAELSHRVKNTLAMVMSIVRRTASRSRTVDDYEEALTSRLRALSDAHALLFESNWGETNLRQVLERTLHPFRPGQGGDIGISGPDVTLEPKAALALSLIFHELVTNALKFGALSTESGKVAIEWKKITEGAGPLIEFVWRESGGPLVEAPSEAGFGHTLIARSAEYELDGEARIGFEPTGLICEIQFAAA, encoded by the coding sequence ATGAAGGCAGTTTCGAATACGCCGATTACCATTCTGCTTCTCGAGGACAGCGACTTCGATACCGAACTGATTTCCGAACATGTGCGGCAGGTCTCGCCGGAGCCTGAGATCGTGCGCGCCATCGGCCGCCGGGACTATGTCGAGGCGCTAGAAAGCGGCCGCTGCGACGTCATTCTCTCGGATTACTCGCTTCCCGGCTTCGACGGCATGGCAGCGCTCGACCTCGCCATCGAGAAGGCCCCCAACACGCCCTTCATCTTCGTCTCCGGGGTGCTCGGAGAGGAGATCGCCATCGAGTCCTTCAAGAAGGGCGCGACAGACTACGTCCTGAAGCAGCGTTTGATGCGGTTGCCGGCGGCGGTCGATCGCGCTCTCGCAGAGTCGCGCGAGAGGGTGGAGAGAAGGCGCGCGGAAGAGCAGTTGAAGCTTCTGGTCGCCGAGCTCAGCCACCGGGTGAAGAACACGCTTGCCATGGTCATGTCCATCGTGCGGCGCACGGCATCGCGAAGCCGCACTGTCGACGACTACGAGGAGGCCCTGACCAGCCGGCTGCGCGCGCTCTCCGACGCGCATGCGTTGCTTTTCGAATCGAACTGGGGCGAGACCAACCTTCGGCAAGTGCTGGAACGGACCCTGCATCCGTTCCGTCCGGGGCAGGGTGGCGACATCGGCATTTCGGGGCCGGACGTCACGCTCGAGCCCAAGGCGGCGCTCGCGCTCAGTCTCATCTTTCACGAGCTTGTCACCAACGCGCTCAAGTTCGGCGCGCTGTCGACGGAAAGCGGCAAGGTGGCAATCGAGTGGAAGAAGATCACGGAAGGGGCCGGCCCGCTCATTGAGTTCGTCTGGCGCGAAAGCGGCGGTCCGCTCGTGGAGGCTCCGTCCGAAGCCGGGTTCGGTCACACGCTGATCGCGCGCAGTGCCGAATACGAACTGGACGGTGAAGCGAGGATCGGATTCGAACCGACCGGGCTGATCTGCGAGATTCAGTTCGCCGCGGCTTGA
- a CDS encoding MFS transporter — translation MTRKAAHAAGHGHQPDGPHAWFRLGICMLLGTIGSVGMWAIVVILPAAQVDFGVSRGEASLPYTLTMVGFAIGNVVIGRFVDRMGVVVPITVAAVISAVGFVAAGLAPSNWMLAAAQLLIGIGTAATFGPLMADVSRWFDKHRGIAVAGAATGNYIAGTIWPWVVTWGMTTQGWRVTCAGIGIFCLVTIIPLALFLKARPPETDGSSAGTAPQPKFKIDLSPRALQWLLIVAGVGCCVAMSMPQVHIVAYCADLGYGVARGAEMLSLMLAAGIVSRLASGFVADRIGGVKTLLIGSVLQGLSLLLYIPFDGLVSLYVVSFIFGLSQGGIVPCYAIIVREYLPPREAGERIGIVIMATIVGMALGGWLSGVIYDITGSYAAAFINGIGWNVLNVSVMLLILTRTRRRREAFA, via the coding sequence TTGACCCGCAAAGCCGCGCACGCGGCCGGACACGGCCATCAGCCGGACGGACCGCACGCCTGGTTCCGCCTCGGCATCTGCATGCTGCTTGGCACCATCGGCAGCGTCGGCATGTGGGCGATCGTGGTTATCCTGCCCGCCGCACAGGTGGATTTCGGCGTCAGCCGCGGCGAGGCCTCCCTCCCCTACACCCTCACCATGGTCGGCTTCGCCATCGGCAACGTGGTGATCGGCCGCTTCGTCGACCGCATGGGCGTGGTGGTTCCTATCACGGTGGCGGCGGTAATTTCCGCGGTTGGCTTCGTCGCGGCCGGGCTCGCGCCGAGCAACTGGATGCTGGCGGCCGCGCAACTCCTCATCGGCATCGGCACCGCGGCGACCTTCGGCCCGCTGATGGCGGACGTCTCGCGCTGGTTCGACAAGCATCGCGGCATCGCGGTGGCCGGGGCCGCGACGGGCAATTATATCGCCGGCACGATCTGGCCCTGGGTCGTGACCTGGGGGATGACGACGCAGGGATGGCGCGTCACATGCGCCGGCATCGGCATCTTCTGTCTGGTGACAATCATTCCACTGGCGCTTTTCCTCAAGGCGCGACCTCCGGAGACAGACGGCAGTAGTGCCGGAACTGCACCGCAGCCCAAGTTCAAGATCGACCTCTCGCCGCGGGCGCTGCAATGGCTGCTGATCGTCGCCGGCGTCGGCTGCTGCGTGGCCATGTCGATGCCGCAGGTCCACATCGTCGCCTACTGCGCGGATCTCGGCTACGGCGTGGCGCGAGGCGCGGAAATGCTGTCGCTGATGCTCGCGGCCGGCATCGTCAGCCGGCTCGCCTCCGGCTTCGTGGCCGACCGTATCGGAGGGGTGAAGACGCTGCTCATCGGCTCGGTGCTCCAGGGGCTATCGCTGCTGCTCTACATTCCCTTCGACGGCCTCGTGTCGCTCTACGTCGTCTCGTTCATCTTCGGCCTTTCGCAGGGCGGCATCGTGCCGTGCTATGCCATCATCGTGCGGGAATACCTGCCGCCCCGCGAGGCCGGCGAGCGCATCGGGATCGTCATCATGGCGACGATCGTGGGCATGGCCCTCGGCGGCTGGCTTTCCGGCGTGATCTACGACATCACCGGCTCCTACGCCGCCGCCTTCATCAACGGCATCGGGTGGAACGTGCTCAACGTGTCGGTGATGCTGTTGATCCTGACGCGGACGCGCAGGCGCCGCGAGGCCTTCGCCTGA
- a CDS encoding response regulator, producing MQYLNSNPLSGLRILVVEDDLLIAMDMEATLEDFGCRVVGPCERLDKALAAADETIDGAIVDMNLRGEYSFPLIEKLRGKGIPTVVCSGYVDLPDIKLRLKDVPMLPKPCATDKLLEIMKRTFVREQRRPQAAAN from the coding sequence GTGCAATATCTCAATTCCAACCCGTTGAGCGGGCTCCGTATTCTGGTTGTCGAGGACGATCTCTTGATCGCCATGGACATGGAAGCGACGCTGGAGGATTTCGGCTGCCGCGTCGTGGGCCCATGCGAGCGGCTGGACAAGGCGCTTGCCGCCGCCGATGAAACGATCGACGGGGCTATCGTCGACATGAACCTGCGCGGAGAATACTCCTTCCCGCTCATCGAGAAGCTGCGCGGCAAGGGCATTCCTACCGTCGTTTGCAGCGGCTACGTGGACCTTCCAGACATCAAGCTGCGGCTGAAGGACGTTCCGATGCTGCCCAAGCCGTGCGCCACGGACAAGCTGCTTGAGATCATGAAGCGGACCTTCGTGCGCGAACAGCGCCGCCCTCAAGCCGCGGCGAACTGA
- a CDS encoding alpha/beta hydrolase, producing the protein MIYRRITDWNDAYANGPNIPGGDRWPDAWVAPAKAYRDQMQAGGRAKLGIRYGEAERNVYDLFLPEGAPKGLVVFVHGGYWLRFDNSFWSHLAKGSVDSGYAVAMPSYTLCPAIRIAGITQEIGRAIEHAAGEIDGPMFLTGHSAGGHLVSRMVCADSPLSEATRSRLRNVVSISGVHDLRPIMRIEQNQTLHIDHAEALSESPALLEPAAGARICCWVGAGERSEFIRQNALLANAWIGCGAETSCVEEPDRHHFNVIDGLADPAHALTRTLLTG; encoded by the coding sequence ATGATCTACCGCCGCATTACCGACTGGAACGACGCCTACGCGAACGGACCGAACATTCCAGGCGGCGACCGCTGGCCCGACGCCTGGGTCGCTCCGGCGAAGGCCTATCGGGACCAGATGCAGGCCGGCGGTCGCGCGAAGCTCGGCATCCGCTACGGCGAAGCAGAGCGAAACGTCTACGACCTTTTCCTTCCCGAAGGCGCGCCGAAGGGTCTCGTGGTCTTTGTCCACGGTGGCTATTGGCTGCGTTTCGACAACAGCTTCTGGTCGCATCTTGCAAAGGGAAGCGTCGACAGCGGCTACGCCGTGGCGATGCCGTCCTACACGCTCTGCCCGGCAATCCGCATCGCCGGCATCACGCAGGAGATCGGCCGCGCGATCGAGCATGCGGCCGGCGAGATCGACGGACCGATGTTCCTGACCGGGCACTCGGCGGGCGGCCATCTGGTCTCGCGCATGGTCTGCGCCGACTCGCCGCTGTCGGAGGCGACGCGCTCGCGGCTGCGCAACGTCGTGTCGATCTCCGGCGTGCACGACCTGCGCCCGATCATGCGCATCGAACAGAACCAGACCCTGCACATCGATCATGCCGAAGCCCTTTCGGAAAGCCCGGCGCTGCTCGAACCGGCCGCGGGGGCCCGCATCTGTTGCTGGGTCGGGGCGGGAGAGCGCTCGGAGTTCATCAGGCAGAACGCGCTTCTCGCCAACGCCTGGATCGGCTGCGGCGCCGAAACCTCTTGCGTGGAAGAGCCCGACCGCCATCATTTCAACGTCATCGACGGACTGGCCGATCCGGCCCATGCGCTGACACGCACCTTGTTGACAGGCTAG
- a CDS encoding indolepyruvate ferredoxin oxidoreductase family protein has translation MTAHDPIRDFSRYKLQDRYTETAGRVFLTGTQALVRVALDQARRDREAGRNTAGFISGYRGSPLGGLDLELWRVKKLVEESRIEFLPAVNEDLAATAVLGSQQVETNPDKTVDGVFALWYGKGPGVDRAGDALKHGNAYGSSPNGGVLVVAGDDHGCVSSSMPHQSDVAFMAWFMPMLNPASVAEYLAFGEWGYALSRFSGMWVGFKAISETVESAASVELRADRIFAAPNFTPPPDGLHYRWPDLPGPQIEERMEAKKQAVFAFADANPIDRHIYDVRDARFGIVTTGKGHLDLMEALRLLGIGEAECRELGIDIYKVGMVWPLARRDALDFVRGKDEVLVVEEKRGIIESQFKEYFYDWPGHKPRVMVGKRDENGERLVPWTGELSPHQLVPIVAKRLEGIFPERGFMARAAEITGENAISLSVEGATRTPYFCSGCPHNTSTKVPEGSKALAGIGCHFMASWMDRDTTSLIQMGGEGVNWAASSRFTCNGHVFQNLGEGTWYHSGSMAIRQAVAAKANITYKILFNDAVAMTGGQPVDGPVSVQGIAHSARAEGVARIALVSDQPEKFSAGDFPSGLTIHHRREMDAVQRELRDLSGVTVLIYEQTCATEKRRRRKRGTMEDPKRFAVINELVCEGCGDCSVESNCLSVEPVETEFGRKRRINQSSCNKDFSCVNGFCPSFVTVEGATRRKKSGIEFDLAKLASDLPSPDLPPLEKPFDLLITGVGGTGVVTIGALVTMAAHLEAKGSSVLDFTGFAQKFGPVLSFVRIARSPEAINQVRIDQGAADALIGCDIVVSSSPKASATYRPGMKAAVNLAKMPTGDIVRRRDADLSVDKRLSAISGVVGEGSLAAVDANMLAEKLFGDSVFANVMMLGFAWQQGLVPVSEQALQQAIELNGVAIEANHRAFLLGRVAQAMPERLEELLGPKPEPKETLDQTIIRREAFLTDYQDRRYADRYRRIVDRVREAERPLGSGTLTDAVARSLFKLMAYKDEYEVARLHTQTGFAERLKGEFEGDFRIVHHLAPPLMPGGKDARGRPLKRAFGPWIRTPFRLLARMKGLRGTAFDPFGYTAERRMERGLIGWYEAKIDRALAELSPDALPRLTDAMRLPMQIRGYGPVKDEAVRRVKAEMEKLLPG, from the coding sequence TTGACGGCACATGATCCCATCCGCGATTTCTCGCGCTACAAGCTGCAGGACCGCTACACCGAGACAGCCGGCCGCGTATTTCTGACGGGCACGCAGGCGCTGGTGCGCGTCGCGCTCGATCAGGCGCGGCGCGACCGGGAGGCAGGCAGGAACACGGCCGGCTTCATCTCCGGCTACCGCGGCTCGCCGCTTGGCGGCCTCGATCTCGAACTCTGGCGCGTGAAGAAGCTGGTCGAGGAGAGCCGTATCGAGTTCCTGCCCGCGGTGAACGAGGATCTCGCCGCGACTGCCGTGCTCGGCAGCCAGCAGGTCGAGACCAATCCGGACAAGACGGTCGATGGCGTCTTCGCCCTCTGGTACGGCAAGGGTCCGGGCGTGGACCGCGCGGGTGACGCGCTGAAGCACGGCAACGCCTACGGTTCCTCTCCGAACGGCGGCGTGCTCGTCGTGGCGGGCGACGATCATGGCTGCGTTTCCTCGTCCATGCCGCACCAGTCCGATGTCGCCTTCATGGCCTGGTTCATGCCGATGCTGAACCCGGCGAGCGTGGCGGAGTATCTCGCCTTCGGCGAGTGGGGCTACGCCCTGTCGCGCTTCTCGGGCATGTGGGTCGGCTTCAAGGCGATCTCCGAGACGGTGGAATCGGCCGCCTCGGTCGAGCTGAGAGCGGACCGCATCTTCGCGGCGCCTAATTTCACCCCTCCCCCCGACGGTCTCCACTATCGCTGGCCCGACCTTCCCGGTCCCCAGATCGAGGAGCGGATGGAGGCCAAGAAACAGGCCGTCTTCGCCTTCGCCGACGCCAATCCGATCGACCGGCATATCTACGACGTCAGGGACGCTCGCTTCGGCATCGTCACCACCGGCAAGGGCCACCTCGACCTGATGGAGGCGCTGCGCCTGCTCGGCATCGGCGAGGCCGAATGCCGGGAGCTCGGCATCGACATATACAAGGTCGGCATGGTCTGGCCGCTGGCGCGCCGCGACGCGCTCGACTTCGTGCGCGGCAAGGACGAGGTGCTGGTCGTCGAGGAGAAGCGCGGCATCATCGAGAGCCAGTTCAAGGAATATTTCTACGACTGGCCCGGTCACAAGCCGCGGGTCATGGTGGGCAAGCGCGACGAGAACGGCGAGAGGCTCGTGCCCTGGACCGGAGAACTGTCGCCGCACCAGCTCGTGCCGATCGTGGCGAAGCGGCTGGAAGGCATTTTTCCGGAGCGCGGCTTCATGGCGCGCGCGGCGGAAATCACCGGCGAAAACGCGATCTCGCTCAGTGTCGAAGGCGCGACGCGGACGCCCTACTTCTGCTCGGGCTGTCCCCACAACACCTCGACGAAGGTCCCGGAAGGCTCCAAGGCGCTCGCCGGCATCGGCTGCCACTTCATGGCGAGCTGGATGGACCGCGACACCACCTCCCTGATCCAGATGGGCGGCGAAGGCGTGAACTGGGCGGCCTCCTCACGGTTCACCTGCAACGGGCACGTGTTCCAGAATCTGGGCGAAGGAACCTGGTACCATTCCGGCTCGATGGCGATCCGCCAGGCGGTCGCGGCGAAAGCCAACATCACCTACAAGATCCTGTTCAACGACGCCGTCGCCATGACCGGCGGCCAGCCGGTGGACGGTCCCGTGTCGGTGCAAGGCATCGCCCACTCCGCGCGCGCTGAGGGCGTGGCGCGGATCGCGCTGGTGTCGGACCAGCCGGAGAAGTTCTCCGCCGGCGATTTCCCGTCCGGTCTCACCATCCACCATCGCCGGGAGATGGACGCGGTCCAGCGCGAACTGCGGGACCTTTCGGGCGTGACCGTGCTGATCTACGAGCAGACCTGCGCCACCGAAAAGCGTCGCCGCCGCAAGCGCGGCACCATGGAGGATCCCAAGAGGTTCGCCGTCATCAACGAACTCGTCTGCGAGGGGTGCGGCGACTGTTCGGTGGAATCGAACTGCCTGTCGGTCGAGCCGGTGGAGACCGAGTTCGGGCGCAAGCGGCGGATCAACCAGTCCTCCTGCAACAAGGATTTCTCCTGCGTGAACGGCTTCTGCCCGAGCTTCGTGACGGTGGAAGGGGCTACCCGCAGGAAGAAATCCGGCATCGAGTTCGACCTGGCAAAGCTGGCAAGCGACCTCCCCTCGCCCGATCTACCGCCGCTGGAAAAGCCCTTCGACCTCCTGATCACCGGCGTCGGCGGGACCGGGGTCGTCACCATCGGCGCGCTGGTCACCATGGCGGCGCATCTGGAGGCCAAGGGATCGTCCGTGCTGGACTTCACCGGCTTCGCGCAGAAATTCGGACCGGTGCTCTCCTTCGTGCGGATCGCTCGCTCGCCCGAGGCGATCAACCAGGTGCGGATCGATCAGGGCGCGGCCGACGCGCTTATCGGCTGCGACATCGTCGTCTCCTCTTCGCCAAAGGCCTCGGCGACGTACCGGCCGGGAATGAAGGCGGCGGTCAACCTCGCCAAGATGCCGACGGGTGACATCGTGCGCCGCCGCGACGCCGATCTGTCGGTCGACAAGCGGCTTTCGGCCATCTCTGGCGTGGTCGGCGAAGGGTCGCTCGCTGCCGTGGATGCCAACATGCTTGCCGAAAAACTCTTCGGCGACAGCGTCTTCGCCAACGTCATGATGCTCGGCTTCGCCTGGCAGCAAGGGCTCGTGCCGGTGTCGGAACAGGCGCTGCAGCAGGCGATCGAACTCAATGGCGTGGCGATCGAAGCCAACCACCGCGCCTTCCTGCTCGGGCGCGTCGCGCAGGCGATGCCGGAGCGACTCGAAGAGCTGTTAGGGCCCAAACCCGAGCCGAAGGAGACGCTGGACCAGACGATCATCCGGCGCGAGGCCTTCCTTACCGACTATCAGGACCGGCGCTATGCCGATCGCTACCGCCGTATCGTCGACAGGGTGCGCGAGGCTGAACGGCCGCTCGGTTCCGGGACGCTGACGGATGCCGTGGCGCGTTCTCTGTTCAAGCTGATGGCCTACAAGGACGAATACGAGGTGGCGCGCCTGCATACGCAGACCGGGTTCGCCGAACGGCTCAAGGGTGAGTTCGAAGGGGATTTTCGTATCGTCCACCATCTCGCCCCGCCGCTTATGCCCGGCGGCAAGGACGCACGCGGACGACCACTGAAGCGCGCCTTCGGCCCCTGGATCAGGACGCCGTTCAGGCTCCTGGCGCGAATGAAGGGCCTTCGCGGCACCGCGTTCGACCCGTTCGGATACACGGCGGAACGGCGCATGGAGCGTGGCCTGATCGGCTGGTACGAGGCGAAGATCGATCGGGCGCTGGCGGAACTCTCGCCCGATGCCCTGCCCCGGCTTACGGACGCCATGCGCCTGCCGATGCAGATCCGCGGCTACGGGCCGGTCAAGGACGAGGCGGTGCGGCGCGTGAAGGCGGAGATGGAGAAACTGCTTCCCGGATGA